In Jaculus jaculus isolate mJacJac1 chromosome 2, mJacJac1.mat.Y.cur, whole genome shotgun sequence, the genomic window GACAGCTACAGAAAATTGCTGATATGTGGTAAATTCTTAATATGATTAATCTCTGTTCTGATCCTGTTACCAAGGCCAGTCTGCTTAAAGTGGGCAGCTTGCTGCCTTCTCTCTTATGGTGATCTGTGTTCCACTAAAGCTTCTCAGAGCCTAACAGCTGACTTAAAAGAGATTATTGGTTATTGGGTAGGTGCCTTGGCtcttgagctttttttttaatttgtgttgaacaaagcagaaataaagaggtagagagaatttGAAGGGCTCACTTTGATGACAGCATTAACCCCAGTGGTGAGACTGTTTCCTAGCAACCACTGCTTATCTATCCTTAGAAATTGATGTTGCTCCATCCATAACAGCCcagatttaaaaattatagttgATAGAGGAAGAAAATCaacttctaatttaaaaaatctgccaATAATATTcaaatggaaaacataaaattttgGAAACTAATGAACACTTTGCCttttatttgaaaagtaaaaatacagGTTGTTCTGCATATATACAGGTGGGTAACACCAAATGATGAAAATGTCTATAAATGTTTTATTAGAATGAACTTTCAGAAAAAGTACATGGATCTGTTTTAAAATGCCCATCACATATTATTGGTGTTAGTGATTACAAATAAGATGGGCTTGACTTTTAAATGGTGTTACtgcttaattatatatattttttattttaatagaatatGGAAGGCTGCATGTTAACAATCAGCTTTGGTAATTGGATGGAGCTACCTGGACTTAAATTTAGAGATTGGATATCTAGCACACGAAGGTAAAGATCAAACAATATTAAAATTCTTCAATGTATGATGAAAAGAAGGCTCTGAGAAAATTTCACAGTATTTTTGATGCTCTGCTGGTGAATATAAGTGCACATGTCAAATAAATATGCTTCTTTGAAGCAGTGATTATGAGCTGTTCCATTTAGAGAAGCTGTTAAACTAACAGAGGTAAAGGAATATTTGTAGCTAGGCTTCCTGTGACTTATTCTTACATGGAATGTACTTCTTTTCTCTCTACATGCGTATCATCCCCCATACGTTTAGTTTTTGTGAACAGTATGTAATTTCACATACTTAGAATTCGTGTGTTCATACCTAAGGTATGACTAGGCATTGGGTGAGCATGAAGGCACATAGATAAGAAAGTAAGTTATAACTCAAAATTGCCCCAACTCAGCTTGGGCAGCAGAGGGCTTCTTAAAGTGAACTCATATGTTCCAACACAAAGATTCATTAAATGTTGTCTCTGCCCTCATGGGACATGCTCTGTGGGTAAAACTAATCCTTTaacatttttaacttaaaaaaaaaatacacacacacacagacaggctggagagagagcttagtggttaaggagcttgcctgcaaagcctaacctaatttctcagtacccaaagGCTACagggaggccctagtgtgctcattcatgttttctctccctccctctctctccttgcaaataaataaataaaatactaaaaaccacaaactttctttataaaaatgtcAGGATGATTTGCTAACACAGCCCTAAAGAACTAAGATACAAAGGCTTACTAGTtagaaaagtaataataatagaaaCTAAAAGTACTATCTTCTACTTGACTATTTTCCCTTTTATAGGAACCTAAAAGGGGATCGAGTTATACCAGAGGAAATAGCTCGCTACTATAAACATTATGTAAAAGTCATGGGTCTTCAGAAAAATTTCAGAGAGAATACTTACATAACCTCTGTATCAAGACTCTACAGAGATCAAGATGATAGTGATAGTCAAGAGCGAGATGTTTCAACAAAGCATTTACAGATTGACAAGTCAAAATTTATCAAGAGAATCTGGGAAATCAGAGGTTATCAGCAAAGAGCAGATGGCTCTCATATTCCCTTTTGCCTCTTTGCTGAGAATGTAGCTCTCGCAACTGGAACATTGGATTCTCCGGCCCATCTGGAAATAGAAGGGGAAGATTTTCCTTTTGTGCTTCATTCAATGCCTGAATTTGGAGCTGCTGTCAACAAAGGAAAGTTGTGTGGCAAAGTGGACCCCGTGTTAATTGTAGGCTCTGGGCTTACTGCAGCTGATGCAGTACTGTGTGCTTATAACAATAATATCCCTGTGATCCATGTGTTTCGCAGACGGGTAACTGATCCAAGCTTAATTTTTAAACAGCTTCCCAAAAAGCTTTATCCTGAATATCATAAGGTGTATCATATGATGTGTACTCAGTCATATTCTACAGACTCAGACCTTTTATCTGATTATACCAGTTTTCCTGAGCACCATGTGCTTTCCTTTACGTCGGACATGAAATGCATTCTTCAAAGCGTCTCTGGACTAAAGAAAGTATTTAAGCTGTCTGCAGCTGTAGTGTTGATAGGTTCTCATCCTAATCTGTCTTTTCTAAAGGAACAAGGGTGTTACCTAGGCCACAACTCAAGCCAGCCAATCACATGTAAGGGGAACCCTGTGGAGATTGATGCGTATACCTATGAATGTGTTAAAGAAGCCAATCTTTTTGCATTAGGCCCTTTGGTAGGAGACAATTTTGTTCGATTTTTAAAGGGCGGGGCATTGGGGGTTACAAGATGTTTAgctacaagacagaagaaacgGCAGCATTTGTTTgttgaaagaggaggaggagatgggataGCTTAAAAGCACCACGTTTACAAGTCACTTAAATGGGCAGTTtacctttaaaggtttttaatAGTTGTTTTGCAGTGTGATGGCTTGAATATTCTGGACTTGAATTAACTGGAGGAGAGCCTCAAGCTAT contains:
- the Osgin2 gene encoding oxidative stress-induced growth inhibitor 2 isoform X2 — protein: MPLVEETSLLEDSSVPLPVVIIGNGPSGICLSYMLSGYRPYLSSEAMHPNPVLHSKLEEARHLSIVDQDLEYLSEGLEGRSSNPVAVLFDTLIHPDADFGYDYPSVLHWKLEKHHYIPHLVLGKGPPGGAWHNMEGCMLTISFGNWMELPGLKFRDWISSTRRNLKGDRVIPEEIARYYKHYVKVMGLQKNFRENTYITSVSRLYRDQDDSDSQERDVSTKHLQIDKSKFIKRIWEIRGYQQRADGSHIPFCLFAENVALATGTLDSPAHLEIEGEDFPFVLHSMPEFGAAVNKGKLCGKVDPVLIVGSGLTAADAVLCAYNNNIPVIHVFRRRVTDPSLIFKQLPKKLYPEYHKVYHMMCTQSYSTDSDLLSDYTSFPEHHVLSFTSDMKCILQSVSGLKKVFKLSAAVVLIGSHPNLSFLKEQGCYLGHNSSQPITCKGNPVEIDAYTYECVKEANLFALGPLVGDNFVRFLKGGALGVTRCLATRQKKRQHLFVERGGGDGIA
- the Osgin2 gene encoding oxidative stress-induced growth inhibitor 2 isoform X1, yielding MPVWCCRCSLAGHFRNYNDTEAEGEIFNSLVQYFGDNLGQKVKAMPLVEETSLLEDSSVPLPVVIIGNGPSGICLSYMLSGYRPYLSSEAMHPNPVLHSKLEEARHLSIVDQDLEYLSEGLEGRSSNPVAVLFDTLIHPDADFGYDYPSVLHWKLEKHHYIPHLVLGKGPPGGAWHNMEGCMLTISFGNWMELPGLKFRDWISSTRRNLKGDRVIPEEIARYYKHYVKVMGLQKNFRENTYITSVSRLYRDQDDSDSQERDVSTKHLQIDKSKFIKRIWEIRGYQQRADGSHIPFCLFAENVALATGTLDSPAHLEIEGEDFPFVLHSMPEFGAAVNKGKLCGKVDPVLIVGSGLTAADAVLCAYNNNIPVIHVFRRRVTDPSLIFKQLPKKLYPEYHKVYHMMCTQSYSTDSDLLSDYTSFPEHHVLSFTSDMKCILQSVSGLKKVFKLSAAVVLIGSHPNLSFLKEQGCYLGHNSSQPITCKGNPVEIDAYTYECVKEANLFALGPLVGDNFVRFLKGGALGVTRCLATRQKKRQHLFVERGGGDGIA
- the Osgin2 gene encoding oxidative stress-induced growth inhibitor 2 isoform X3, with amino-acid sequence MEGCMLTISFGNWMELPGLKFRDWISSTRRNLKGDRVIPEEIARYYKHYVKVMGLQKNFRENTYITSVSRLYRDQDDSDSQERDVSTKHLQIDKSKFIKRIWEIRGYQQRADGSHIPFCLFAENVALATGTLDSPAHLEIEGEDFPFVLHSMPEFGAAVNKGKLCGKVDPVLIVGSGLTAADAVLCAYNNNIPVIHVFRRRVTDPSLIFKQLPKKLYPEYHKVYHMMCTQSYSTDSDLLSDYTSFPEHHVLSFTSDMKCILQSVSGLKKVFKLSAAVVLIGSHPNLSFLKEQGCYLGHNSSQPITCKGNPVEIDAYTYECVKEANLFALGPLVGDNFVRFLKGGALGVTRCLATRQKKRQHLFVERGGGDGIA